From the genome of Capsicum annuum cultivar UCD-10X-F1 chromosome 4, UCD10Xv1.1, whole genome shotgun sequence:
ATTATAAGGAAGGGGAATCGCATGGATAGGGAGAAAAGGGGGAAATTATAACGAAGGGGAATCACACGGATAGGGAGAAAATGGGGAAATTATAACGAAGGGGAATCGCACGGATAGGGAGAATTGTAATCGCATACATTAGGATTAGGATAAGAGTTCATCTTCACATTAGTATAATTATTCCAAACAAGTAACCAAATCTTCCAAAGGGAAGAGCAACTAGAAAAGGAAGAAGGGAGCGAGGTTCGAGAATTACTCTAAGcaactaagaaaataaagaggTAACTTCATAGCATAAGACCTAATTGAGTATTTCCCTCTTCTATATATAGGCATCTTCTCGGGTCTCAAATGTAATTTGACATCTTTCCACATGGGTCCTCTGTCTTAGTTGAAACATAAAAGCAATAAGAATTAAAGGATCTCCCAAGAACTCAAAACAGGAAATTGAAATATGAAGCACTAACCACTTAATGTTTGAGGAGAATTTCATTGATCAATTTGTCAATATTCACATAAGATGATCCCATTGGTTTTTTAGCAGCTTCCTCAGCTAATTTCTTCCACTCCATTGCCTTTTTCTTCATCCCTTTGCCTTTCTCGCCGACCATCAACTCTCTCACAAGACTTTCAACTTCGTCCCTTTTCACATTTTTGTCAATTTCCATTCCGATACCCCATTGGGTGCCTTTGAACCAACAGTTCGTCTGTTGTTCCGCGAAAAATGGCCAGCAGATCATTGGCACCCCATAACCAATACTTTCAAGGGTTGAATTCCATCCGCTGTGAGTCAAGAACCCTCCAATAGCAGGATGGCTAAGGACTTGTTCTTGCGGGCACCAACTTGTCAACATCCCTCTTTCTTTAGTTTCTTCCACGAATTCAGTTGGAAGAATTGCTTGTTTCCCTGATACAATATCCGGCCTTATGATCCACAAAAATTCCATCTGGCTATTGGCAAGTCCCCATGCGAATTCGATAAGTTGGTTCGGAGTCATGACAGTAATACTTCCAAAATTGACATAAACAAcagaatttgatttcttggaatCAAGCCATTCTAGAcactttgaatcttctttccaaagattggaccccaagcACTCCAAATTCTTGTCCTCGATGTGTTTTACAAGAAAATGTAGGGGACCAATCGTGTAGATTGGAGGAAGAAGGCCCTGAAGTGATTCAAGAACTTCCTTCTCTAACGGATCAAATGTATTGATTACAATAGCAGAAACAAATTTACTTCTATGTGTTTCTTGGATAAAGAAGTTGAACATAATATCATCTGGATTTGTACTTCTCAAGAAACTTGGTAAATCCCTCAAACGTA
Proteins encoded in this window:
- the LOC107867484 gene encoding 7-deoxyloganetin glucosyltransferase translates to MGSIRDSHELDKPHAVCIPYPAQGHINPMLKLAKILNHKGFHITFVNTEYNHRRLLKSRGPDSLKGLPSFRFETIPDGLPPYDADSTQDIPSLCESTTKTCFGPFKELLAKLNGTFYLPPVSCIVSDGCMSFTLAAAQDLGIPEVFFWTPSACGFLGYMHYRNLSEKGYFPLKDASDMTNGYLETTLDWIPGMKGIRLRDLPSFLRSTNPDDIMFNFFIQETHRSKFVSAIVINTFDPLEKEVLESLQGLLPPIYTIGPLHFLVKHIEDKNLECLGSNLWKEDSKCLEWLDSKKSNSVVYVNFGSITVMTPNQLIEFAWGLANSQMEFLWIIRPDIVSGKQAILPTEFVEETKERGMLTSWCPQEQVLSHPAIGGFLTHSGWNSTLESIGYGVPMICWPFFAEQQTNCWFKGTQWGIGMEIDKNVKRDEVESLVRELMVGEKGKGMKKKAMEWKKLAEEAAKKPMGSSYVNIDKLINEILLKH